A single genomic interval of Mycosarcoma maydis chromosome 8, whole genome shotgun sequence harbors:
- a CDS encoding putative general transcription repressor gives MYSHRSIVPSAGSQGPPSGPPPPGPGGAGPSQAAAAAAAAAAAAAAQQAPHPGGPVAGGPGGPAPTGPPGAAPGPPGAAPPAGAPHTGSARLADLLDFVRHEFDLLGNDTAQFKAQRDEMEHRVTSQVSEVNMMQTHFYELEKRHTQIIQQYEEEVKRLRSILDSRGLSSEHGAASATGPMSGPPHLPASATSGPLPIASAGGPPPPGGPGGAGSAAMFGPNGNGALGGPGSEYGRGPNGFDREREPPRGPTPGGKDSKRMRVEGPASHYSGPPSPGPERERDWIKKEERGDRGPPPRADEKWDRDQRVGGGAHLGPGPVQSPHGAPPLPPSNLYNRDMHRDARDRDSRPSEVASADSPGAAAAAAGNVTLASLSDMDPDEIPKELKKEGPDWLAIFNPKVKRTLDVNLVHTFLHESVVCCVRFSADGKYLATGCNKSAQIFDTKTGAKTCVLTDQSANSKGDLYIRSVCFSPDGKCLATGAEDRQIRIWDIGKKKVKHLFSGHKQEIYSLDYSKDGRIIASGSGDKTVRIWDVENGQLLHTLYTSPGLEHGPSEAGVTSVSISSDNRLVAAGALDTLVRVWDAQTGKQLERLKSHKDSIYSVSFAPDGKSLVSGSLDKTLKLWDLTGTAKAVQENRAEEKGGHANCATTFVGHKDYVLSVSCSPDGQWVASGSKDRGVQFWDPKTAQAQFVLQGHKNSVIAINLSPAGGLLATGSGDFNARIWSYDRISN, from the exons ATGTATTCTCACCGTTCTATCGTGCCATCTGCCGGCTCCCAAGGCCCTCCCTCTGGTCCACCTCCCCCTGGTCCAGGTGGCGCTGGCCCTTCACAGGCAGCggccgctgccgctgctgctgccgccgccgccgcagcacagcaagcgccCCATCCAGGTGGTCCAGTAGCCGGCGGACCCGGTGGCCCGGCGCCAACCGGTCCGCCTGGTGCTGCTCCTGGTCCGCCCGGcgctgctcctcctgctGGAGCTCCTCACACCGGCTCAGCTAGACTTGCCGACCTGCTCGACTTTGTGCGTCACGAATTCGACCTTCTTGGAAATGACACGGCCCAATTCAAAGCGCAACGCGACGAAATGGAACACAGAG TCACATCGCAAGTGAGTGAAGTCAACATGATGCAGACTCACTTTtacgagctcgagaagcgtCACACCCAGATCATCCAACA ATACGAAGAAGAGGTCAAGCGTCTTCGTAGCATTCTCGATTCCAGAGGTCTTTCTTCAGAACACGGCGCAGCTTCAGCAACCGGCCCTATGAGCGGCCCTCCGCATCTTCCTGCTTCCGCCACTTCGGGCCCATTGCCGATTGCCTCAGCTGGTGGACCGCCCCCTCCCGGTGGCCCAGGCGGGGCTGGTTCCGCCGCCATGTTTGGTCccaacggcaacggcgCTCTCGGCGGTCCTGGCTCCGAGTACGGACGCGGTCCCAATGGCTTCGATCGAGAGCGTGAACCGCCTCGCGGCCCTACACCCGGCGGCAAAGACTCGAAACGCATGCGCGTCGAAGGTCCTGCATCGCACTACAGTGGACCTCCCAGCCCTGGACCAGAACGGGAACGCGATTGgatcaagaaggaggaaCGCGGCGATCGCGGACCGCCTCCTCGTGCCGACGAAAAGTGGGATCGCGACCAGCGCGTTGGCGGAGGTGCCCATCTCGGACCTGGTCCCGTGCAGTCTCCGCACGGTGCtccgcctctgcctccATCAAACTTGTACAACCGTGACATGCACCGCGATGCAAGGGATCGAGACTCGCGACCCTCTGAAGTGGCTAGCGCCGACTCTCCTGGAGctgccgcagcagctgctggcaaCGTCACGCTCGCTAGCTTGAGCGACATGGATCCGGACGAGATTCCCAAAGAGCTCAAAAAGGAAGGTCCCGATTGGCTCGCGATCTTCAACCCCAAAGTCAAGCGTACGCTCGATGTCAACCTCGTCCACACTTTCCTACACGAATCTGTCGTTTGTTGCGTTCGATTCTCGGCTGATGGCAAATATCTGGCCACAGGATGCAACAAGTCTGCGCAGATCTTTGACACCAAAACCGGAGCCAAGACGTGTGTCCTTACAGATCAATCTGCCAACTCCAAGGGAGACTTGTACATCCGCTCGGTCTGTTTCAGTCCCGATGGCAAATGTTTGGCTACGGGAGCTGAGGACCGACAAATTCGGATTTGGGATAttggcaagaagaaggtcAAGCATCTCTTCTCGGGTCACAAGCAAGAGATTTACTCGCTCGACTATAGCAAGGATGGCAGAATCATTGCAAGTGGATCCGGAGATAAGACGGTGAGGATTTGGGATGTGGAGAACGGTCAGCTGTTGCATACGCTGTATACCTCACCTGGATTGGAGCATGGGCCTAGTGAGGCTGGCGTTACAAGCGTCAGTATCAGCAGCGATAACCGGCTGGTTGCTGCCGGTGCGCTGGACACGTTGGTGCGCGTCTGGGATGCGCAGACGGGAAAACAGCTGGAGCGACTCAAGAGTCATAAGGATTCGATCTATTCGGTCAGCTTTGCACCGGATGGCAAGAGCTTGGTTTCGGGAAGTCTGGATaagacgctcaagctgtGGGATCTGACGGGGACAGCCAAGGCGGTACAGGAGAATCGCGCCGAGGAGAAGGGAGGCCACGCAAACTGTGCGACCACTTTTGTGGGTCATAAGGACTACGTGTTGAGCGTCAGCTGCAGTCCTGATGGCCAGTGGGTAGCGAGCGGCAGCAAGGATCGTGGTGTTCAGTTCTGGGATCCTAAGACGGCACAGGCACAGTTTGTTCTTCAGGGACACAAGAACTCAGTGATTGCCATCAACCTCAGTCCAGCAGGCGGCCTCTTGGCGACCGGAAGCGGCGACTTCAACGCCAGAATCTGGAGCTACGACCGCATCTCGAATTGA
- a CDS encoding putative protein involved in protein-vacuolar targeting: MASTQSSGLQRRRGAGAASASAGPSKSANRIDDDDFLPSRASSPALGRAATPTNSSLKAGGIPISAYGSRSATGSVTTYDESIGHRVAYDPRDLNDEKEIGENPRLTLMEEILLLGLKDRQGYLSFWNDNISYTLRGCILIELALRRRIAITKDPMRKRFSLTERVVEVIDGKMTGEVLLDEALKMMKGSESMSVAQWVDLMSGETWNVMKIGYQLKQVRERLAKGLVDKGILRTEKRNFLLFDMATHPLNDTSCKDAVLRRVLALLTSNSPTVHANTFYKEDSSSSGRPVALRVTRALCLLCCSFSANVLENALNHLSYEARESAFQKADDILEEFANWPMAPGAGLAGGGVGGGSSGGVPTSISSNGPRVKANGGARIGEGSMLNERAYNEVGNVGASVQELGKALQKELEQEGDAFMFECIAAVLNVLSRMDSLL; encoded by the coding sequence ATGGCTTCAACACAGAGCAGCGGGCTTCAGAGGCGCAGAGGAGCTGGGGCTGCATCCGCCTCGGCAGGTCCTAGCAAATCTGCCAatcgcatcgacgatgacgacttCCTGCCCTCACGCGCCTCTTCGCCTGCCCTGGGTCGAGCCGCTACACCAACAAACTCGTCGCTCAAGGCTGGTGGCATTCCGATCTCTGCCTACGGCTCACGCTCAGCAACAGGGTCCGTAACGACGTACGACGAGTCTATAGGGCACCGAGTCGCATACGACCCCCGTGATCTCAACGATGAAAAGGAGATTGGAGAAAATCCTCGACTGACTCTCATGGAAGAGATCCTGCTTCTGGGCTTGAAGGACCGACAAGGTTACCTGTCATTTTGGAACGACAATATCTCATACACTCTTCGCGGATGCATACTCATTGAGCTCGCGTTGCGTCGCAGgatcgccatcaccaaAGACCCGATGCGCAAACGGTTCAGCTTGACGGAGAgggtggtggaggtgatTGATGGCAAAATGACCGGGGAAGTATTACTCGATGAGGCCTTGAAAATGATGAAAGGCAGCGAGAGCATGTCCGTAGCTCAATGGGTCGACCTCATGAGTGGCGAGACGTGGAATGTCATGAAGATCGGTTaccagctcaagcaagTGCGTGAGCGGCTTGCCAAAGGACTCGTCGACAAAGGTATCCTTCGCACCGAGAAGCGCAACTTTCTTCTCTTCGATATGGCAACACATCCACTCAACGACACCAGTTGCAAAGATGCTGTCTTGCGGCGCGTCTTGGCGCTGCTCACTTCGAACTCACCCACAGTTCATGCCAATACTTTCTACAAGGAAGACTCGTCTTCGAGCGGACGACCGGTGGCACTGCGCGTCACGCGAgcgctctgcttgctctgctgcagcttttCGGCAAATGTGTTGGAGAATGCGTTGAATCACCTCTCGTACGAGGCGCGCGAATCGGCATTTCAAAAGGCAGATGACATTTTAGAAGAGTTTGCAAACTGGCCCATGGCTCCTGGTGCTGGTTTGGCGGGCGGTGGTGTAGGTGGCGGTAGCAGTGGCGGCGTTCCAACCAGCATTTCGTCCAATGGGCCTAGAGTCAAAGCGAATGGCGGAGCGAGGATTGGCGAGGGATCGATGCTGAATGAGCGTGCGTACAACGAAGTGGGCAATGTGGGCGCTTCGGTGCAGGAGTTGGGCAAGGCGCTACAGAAGGAGTTGGAGCAGGAAGGAGATGCATTTATGTTTGAGTGCATCGCAGCTGTTCTCAACGTCTTGAGTAGGATGGATTCACTTTTGTAG
- a CDS encoding ribonuclease P/MRP protein subunit POP1 (related to Ribonucleases P/MRP protein subunit POP1): MVAQKRPAPSVGSSSKSQPASTADLVNAQGPNWKKRKQERAQTARFIQTQPSTTVSPSASSSRSVSKDSTPIPAHFSSAASAAASSSKLPTSIELESLVSSRAFQIQSFLRSIKSAKSATTTRAWQLLPRHARRRAASHNLLRLPSRLRSKALAELRSSTTQAKSRSETRKRLPSHGIIRATLRRKKLAERASHPQRRWLETHLWHAKRFRMTTEKGKGKERDQGNECGRWGFVLAETTMMKSHRASWRSAKEFVTVHDASYYSVFRVGVRIAAHDASSAEHFDVELLQHLHKSLAAAGFADAPNLGVNKSSSSAHVLDTILTLSKACLTSTATGEDLINSCLAASSLEAALAPVRIVLLSGTRQFTRTVPQQDPYTYACKEALIFTHPAADLHMRRALKAANFVMIDEKKNILFDLEAPAAQIVEAYASQLDSAPDPWLAAGGKDSSLSKLEKKRRRLAYQTGSTKMKSEQAMDTSSDVAINPMLLNDKADMMRKQGFNIFELIGPRAASLLQAVLRLSQGPSHHTDEASLRQLLNKQHGEMTAMVEVQVNDPRLSYPPRLKPLSTEVTASSRVANTLSSQESSGDNLFWMGADPPRFSKGEIDSRRALNIIPGARLKPDTRDNIVPVVLIRDRLVQNPSLDRFTLIVPRGWGLAFFMSLVATHQSGASSGARVLGQHQLKHQRLELAALSAAAGAKNQKAKADMLSYPHNWLGTQAYAVGEKEAAVVRQDTWGRRPKGKRTEYTFPTHKDWEAFRKANTAEQVRAKLSRDRTGVARPYPFGGSQHWEWMVGNSEYLFGHVSTGQHEGAEKTQPWLVASAASTSLTKEAVFSVSHFASAMVALKLHAVRKGTVMPLSSLMLAPSFEDHLSWVHHLDPIDHPAAVANRNSTGAQKMDKQHLKMLIDRRCEIMQLGRSAPQSSACKSKLRKAVAPTENVWDNYLASAADPEEMHDRSADWNHAVGTVLDGDYSLGNGKGFGIGAITLRAWLQLEEREQRLQALKRDDDKGRRKPRNPIETSYLLLMREPGTDVVRAVTASLKLLL; encoded by the coding sequence ATGGTCGCTCAAAAACGGCCTGCGCCGTCAGTaggctcgagctcgaagtCCCAGCCTGCATCCACTGCTGATCTCGTCAATGCTCAAGGGCCGAACTGGAAGAAACGCAAGCAGGAACGCGCACAAACCGCTCGCTTTATCCAGACACAGCCATCTACAACGGTCTCACCCTCCGCAAGCAGCTCACGATCAGTTTCCAAAGATTCGACTCCCATCCCTGCTCACTTCTCGTCTGcggcttctgctgctgcctctagctcgaagctgccaacgagcatcgagctggAGTCCCTTGTGTCCTCACGCGCTTTTCAGATTCAGAGTTTTCTTCGATCCATCAAATCTGCCAAGTCGGCAACCACCACCAGAGCATGGCAGCTCCTTCCTCGACATGCGCGCAGGCGCGCTGCTTCGCACAACCTTCTCCGCCTCCCATCACGGCTCCGTTCCAAAGCGCTCGCAGAACtacgcagcagcaccacgcAAGCTAAATCCCGGTCCGAGACCCGCAAACGTCTTCCCAGTCATGGTATCATCAGAGCAACGCTTCGGCGCAAAAAGCTAGCGGAACGCGCGTCTCACCCGCAGCGAAGATGGCTCGAGACTCATCTTTGGCATGCGAAGCGATTCAGAATGACGACTGAGAAGGGAAAGGGGAAGGAGAGAGATCAAGGTAACGAATGCGGAAGGTGGGGCTTTGTTCTAGCTGAGACGACCATGATGAAGAGTCATCGTGCAAGCTGGAGGAGTGCCAAGGAGTTTGTTACGGTACATGATGCCAGCTACTACTCAGTCTTTCGAGTTGGCGTTCGTATAGCCGCGCATGACGCTTCTTCTGCAGAACACTTTGACGTGGAATTGCTCCAGCATTTGCATAAAAGTctcgctgcagctggcttTGCTGATGCGCCCAATCTTGGTGTCAACAAATCGTCTTCATCGGCTCACGTTCTCGATACTATTCTTACGCTATCGAAAGCATGTCTGACCAGCACCGCAACCGGAGAAGATCTCATTAACTCTTGTCTCGCCGCGTCGTCATTGGAAGCTGCTCTTGCACCGGTGCGCATTGTGCTGCTATCCGGCACCCGCCAATTTACAAGAACTGTACCGCAGCAAGATCCGTACACCTACGCTTGCAAAGAGGCATTGATATTCACCCATCCTGCAGCCGATCTTCATATGCGCCGAGCTCTAAAGGCAGCCAACTTTGTTATGATTGACGAAAAGAAGAACATACtcttcgatctcgaagcGCCCGCGGCACAGATTGTTGAGGCGTATGCGTCTCAGCTCGACTCAGCGCCCGATCCATGGCTCGCAGCAGGCGGTAAAGATAGCTCTCTGTCGAAGCTAGAGAAGAAACGTCGACGACTGGCTTATCAAACCGGAAGTACAAAGATGAAGTCAGAGCAAGCGATGGACACTTCTAGCGACGTTGCGATCAACCCCATGTTGCTGAACGACAAGGCGGATATGATGCGAAAGCAAGGCTTCAATATCTTTGAGCTGATCGGTCCTCGCGCAGCTTCCCTCTTGCAAGCTGTACTCCGTCTGTCACAAGGGCCAAGCCATCATACCGACGAGGCAAGCCTGCGACAGCTCTTGAACAAGCAACATGGCGAGATGACAGCCATGGTCGAGGTACAGGTCAATGATCCGCGTCTCTCATACCCTCCCAGGCTCAAGCCTTTGTCAACTGAGGTAACTGCATCCTCACGCGTGGCCAACACACTTTCGAGCCAAGAATCATCAGGTGACAACCTCTTCTGGATGGGTGCCGATCCTCCTCGTTTCAGCAAAGGCGAGATTGACTCGAGACGAGCACTCAACATCATTCCCGGGGCTCGCCTGAAGCCTGACACGCGCGACAATATCGTTCCCGTGGTCCTCATCCGcgatcgcctcgtccagAACCCTTCACTCGATCGTTTCACCCTCATCGTTCCTCGCGGCTGGGGCTTGGCATTCTTTATGTCGCTCGTCGCTACCCATCAATCTGGCGCCTCGAGTGGGGCAAGGGTGCTTGGCCAACATCAACTGAAACATCAGAGGCTCGAGTTGGCTGCTCtttctgcagctgctggagcAAAGAACCAAAAGGCAAAGGCAGACATGCTTAGCTATCCCCACAACTGGCTCGGAACACAAGCGTACGCCGTTGGTGAAAAAGAGGCTGCAGTTGTCAGGCAAGACACCTGGGGCAGGAGGCCCAAAGGTAAACGGACTGAGTACACGTTTCCTACTCACAAAGATTGGGAGGCTTTCCGAAAGGCGAACACGGCGGAACAAGTCAGGGCGAAGTTGTCAAGAGACCGAACGGGTGTGGCGAGGCCGTACCCTTTTGGTGGATCGCAGCATTGGGAGTGGATGGTAGGCAATTCCGAATACTTGTTTGGTCATGTATCTACGGGCCAGCATGAAGGAGCCGAAAAGACGCAGCCGTGGCTTGttgcatctgctgcatcgacgagccTTACGAAAGAGGCAGTGTTTTCTGTCTCGCATTTTGCCTCCGCCATGGTAGCTCTCAAGCTGCACGCTGTGCGAAAAGGCACCGTCATGCCActgagcagcttgatgCTCGCACCCTCCTTCGAAGACCACCTTAGCTGGGtgcaccacctcgacccGATTGACCATCCAGCCGCCGTTGCCAATCGCAACAGCACCGGAGCGCAAAAGATGGACAAGCAGCACCTCAAGATGCTTATTGATCGGCGGTGCGAGATCATGCAACTGGGACGTAGCGCTCCACAAAGCTCTGCATGCAAGTCGAAGCTAAGAAAAGCTGTTGCTCCGACCGAGAACGTTTGGGACAATTATCTTGCCAGTGCAGCTGACCCAGAGGAGATGCACGACCGCAGCGCCGATTGGAATCACGCAGTCGGCACGGTACTGGATGGAGACTACTCGCTCGGTAATGGTAAAGGGTTTGGAATTGGCGCTATCACGCTGCGTGCGTGGTTgcagctggaagagcgagaACAGAGGTTGCAGGCGCTCAAACGCGATGATGATAAAGGTAGGAGGAAACCGCGAAATCCCATCGAGACCTCATATCTGCTCTTGATGCGCGAACCGGGTACGGACGTTGTTCGTGCTGTCACTGCTAGTCTTAAGCTATTGTTGTAG
- a CDS encoding uncharacterized protein (related to SRP40 - serine-rich protein with a role in pre-ribosome assembly or transport), which produces MPQVNPNSMSDAADEALRSTFQIVHAFLTEHAPQAAQSLASTLPDSPAPPRTLASALVDHVRNSPRRSWPGLVVQQPTEATSPSPMDEDPDSATDSDSDSSDSDSDSDSDSSSSSSSSSSSSSSSSSSSSSSDSDDSDSDSDDSDASDDDSSDDDEDSDSEDDKKVKAAQHDPPHQDTEAASSTIVSDSQDEAEAELPSNGIATPSRASSTAPPSANKRKREASPSDDPSSESSSDDSDEDSESDSSTEDGDDSDDESSDSDESDSDGAEEDDDEVKATIQKVEVAVKDESDSSSDDSNSDSGSDSDDSSSDDEAPSGGEKDSDDDDSSSDSSSSDDNDSSNSDSDSDADSDSSSSSSSSSGGGDSSSSSDSESNSDSSSASGSSSSSSSSSSSSFSKGAPPAKRQKVVSPPATPTPAPRANTSTSTSTSSSSALPHSARKAQPSSTQNTPFQRVKADQVTYLHDGMRDMSYAGKAGVTGDEYGARASRDLIVTRGKGFTKEKNKKKRGSYRGGAIDVYGSHSIKFDDDD; this is translated from the coding sequence ATGCCCCAAGTCAACCCAAATTCGATGTCAGATGCGGCTGACGAAGCCCTGCGAAGTACATTTCAGATTGTACACGCTTTCCTGACTGAACATGCCCCTCAGGCGGCTCAATCGCTAGCTTCCACCCTGCCCGACTCCCCTGCACCACCACGGACGCTTGCCTCTGCGTTGGTCGACCACGTCCGCAATTCTCCCAGAAGGTCATGGCCCGGCTTGGTTGTTCAGCAGCCCACCGAGGCCACTTCGCCCTCGCCTATGGATGAGGATCCTGACTCAGCTACGGACTCGGATTCGGATAGCTCGGACTCTGATTCTGACAGTGATTcggacagcagcagcagcagcagcagcagcagcagcagcagtagtAGTAGtagtagcagcagcagcagcagcgattcAGATGACAGTGACAGTGACAGTGACGATAGCGACGCCTCGGATGACGACTCGtcggacgatgacgaagactCGGATTCGGAAGATGACAAGAAGGTCAAGGCTGCTCAGCACGATCCACCGCATCAAGACACCGAAGCTGCTTCTTCAACCATCGTCTCCGACTCGCAGGATGAGGCAGAGGCCGAGCTGCCCAGCAACGGAATTGCAACCCCAAGTCGAGCCTCTTCCACTGCTCCTCCTTCAGCCAACAAGCGCAAAAGAGAAGCGTCTCCTTCCGATGATCCCAGCTCTGAGTCCAGTTCGGACGACAGCGATGAAGACAGTGAGAGCGATAGTAGCACCGAAGATGGTGACGACAGTGACGACGAGTCTAGCGACTCGGATGAAAGTGACAGCGACGGAGCtgaagaggatgacgatgaagtAAAAGCCACGATCCAGAAGGTTGAGGTGGCCGTGAAGGACGAATCggactcgagctcggacGATTCAAACTCTGACTCTGGGTCTGACTCAGATGATTCTTCCAGCGATGATGAGGCCCCATCAGGCGGTGAAAAggacagcgacgatgatgacagTTCGTCGGATAGCAGCAGTAGCGATGACAACGACTCGTCTAATTCTGATTCGGATTCAGACGCCGATTCGGACtctagcagcagcagcagcagcagcagcggcggcggcgactcgtcttcatcctccGATTCAGAATCCAACAGCGACAGCTCATCCGCTTCTGGCtcatcatcttcatcttctagcagctcgagctcgtcattCTCAAAAGGCGCACCACCGGCTAAGCGACAAAAGGTCGTTTCTCCACCTGCCACACCCACTCCGGCTCCCCGAGCAAacacatccacatccacatccacatcctcATCTTCCGCTCTTCCCCACTctgctcgaaaagcacAACCCAGCTCGACCCAAAACACTCCTTTCCAGCGAGTCAAAGCCGATCAAGTCACATACCTCCACGACGGCATGCGCGACATGTCGTATGCCGGAAAAGCGGGCGTTACGGGCGACGAGTACGGCGCACGTGCAAGCCGCGATCTGATCGTGACCCGCGGTAAAGGTTTCACAAAGGaaaagaacaagaagaagcgtgGAAGCTATCGAGGTGGTGCCATCGACGTGTATGGTTCGCACTCGATCAAGtttgatgatgacgactAG
- a CDS encoding snoRNA-binding rRNA-processing protein ENP1 (related to ENP1 - required for pre-rRNA processing and 40S ribosomal subunit synthesis) — protein MPRIPTAKLASKAGASQRHKPLPQQLQQDQLTSKFGLVSAPGRRSKKSAKPQSASDDEQDQKQYAAPAGMVTGGKSGGANTSKKYIDPKLSRNILRLARQQQEEIEREEMELQHPSSSTAAPTSTSIPMAARPSAAAMPDDSDDEQADLDDLGELDDDEAEMGVNGWNSYDANLEIDPSDRALLDKFEAEHRAHDDDNESDAPIGNGAFGGRGNKTLADLIMEKIEAAEASGDGPSAQELEERRMPPGINPKVIEVYRKVGELLSRYKSGPLPKAFKIVPSLPAWESILYITDPASWTPHATLAAVRIFVSTMKADQMQRFYELVLLDKVRDEIQDDGKVSYQTYEAMKKAIYKPAAFFKGFLFPMCESGTLTLKEAAIVSSVLAKVSIPVLHSAAALLRLAEMEYSGPTSLFIRVLLDKKYALPYKVVDSLVFHYLRFAEPNSGVELDKITRERRMPVLWHQSMLVFAQRYKQDLTPDQKSALLDLLRVQKHDGISPEVRRELLTATARGEMLEEPVDQDDDMMSV, from the coding sequence ATGCCCCGCATCCCCACCGCCAAACTCGCCTCCAAGGCCGGCGCCTCACAGCGTCACAAGCCACTCCCACAACAGTTGCAACAGGATCAACTCACATCCAAATTTGGTCTCGTATCCGCTCCCGGTCGCCGCTCCAAAAAGTCGGCCAAGCCACAATCCGCATCCGACGATGAGCAGGATCAGAAGCAGTACGCCGCCCCCGCCGGAATGGTCACGGGCGGCAAATCCGGAGGAGCCAACACCTCAAAAAAGTACATTGACCCAAAACTCTCCAGAAATATCCTTCGACTCGCACGTCAACAGCAGGAAGAGATTGAGCGAGAGGAGATGGAGCTTCAACACCCTTCTTCgtccacagcagcacccaCCTCTACCTCCATCCCCATGGCCGCTCGCccttcagcagcagcaatgccAGACGACTCGGATGACGAACAGGCAGATCTCGATGACTTGGGTGAGCtagacgacgatgaggcAGAGATGGGTGTCAACGGCTGGAACTCGTACGATGCCAACCTCGAAATCGACCCTTCAGATCGTGCGCTTCTTGACAAGTTTGAAGCTGAGCACCGCGCTCACGACGATGACAACGAGAGCGATGCTCCGATCGGAAATGGCGCATTTGGAGGTCGAGGCAACAAGACCCTTGCCGATCTCATTATGGAGAAAAtcgaagcagccgaggcATCTGGTGACGGCCCATCAGCACAAGAACTCGAAGAGCGTCGCATGCCCCCCGGTATCAATCCCAAAGTAATCGAAGTCTACCGCAAAgttggcgagcttctttCTCGGTACAAATCCGGTCCTCTGCCCAAAGCTTTCAAGATCGTACCTTCCTTACCCGCGTGGGAGTCCATCCTCTACATCACCGATCCTGCCTCCTGGACACCGCACGCCACCCTCGCAGCAGTACGCATCTTTGTCTCGACGATGAAAGCTGACCAGATGCAACGATTCTACGAACTCGTCCTGCTCGACAAAGTCCGGGACGAAATCCAAGACGACGGAAAAGTCTCCTACCAGACGTACGAAGCGATGAAAAAAGCCATTTACAAGCCCGCCGCCTTCTTCAAAGGCTTCCTCTTCCCCATGTGCGAATCCGGCACTCTAACACTCAAAGAAGCTGCCATCGTCTCTTCCGTTCTCGCCAAAGTTTCCATCCCTGTCTTGCActcggctgcagctttGCTCAGGCTAGCAGAGATGGAGTATTCAGGTCCCACCTCGCTCTTCATCCGAGTTTTGCTCGACAAAAAGTACGCGCTGCCGTACAAGGTTGTCGATTCCCTCGTTTTCCACTACCTTCGATTTGCTGAGCCCAACTCGGGCGTAGAGCTAGATAAGATCACAAGGGAGAGAAGGATGCCCGTCTTGTGGCATCAGAGCATGTTGGTTTTCGCTCAAAGGTATAAGCAGGATTTGACGCCCGATCAGAAGTCGGCGCTCTTGGATTTGTTGCGAGTGCAAAAGCACGACGGCATTTCCCCAGAGGTCAGAAGAGAGTTGTTGACTGCTACAGCGAGAGGCGAAATGTTGGAAGAACCCGTggatcaagatgatgatATGATGTCGGTATGA